A single genomic interval of Arachis duranensis cultivar V14167 chromosome 7, aradu.V14167.gnm2.J7QH, whole genome shotgun sequence harbors:
- the LOC107458954 gene encoding uncharacterized protein LOC107458954, with translation MTKKRNWGEKKTIVFTEECSAIIQKKLPQKMKDPGSFQIPCIIGDISIEKALCDLGASINLVSLAMMKRMRIEEVKPTRMALQLADRTFKFPHGVVEDLLVKVGEFIFPANFVVLDMEEEANASIILGRLFSATVGAIIDVQKGESVLRLHEEKMVFNIFTAMSYPQRVHWRVYDGGYYGDTSPRSSGRRQA, from the coding sequence ATGACCAAGAAGAGAAACTggggagaaaagaaaactatAGTGTTCACagaggaatgtagtgccattATACAAAAGAAGCTCCCCCAAAAGATgaaggatcctgggagctttcaAATCCCATGCATCATAGGAGACATTAGCATTGAGAAGGCATTGTGTGATCTGGGAGCTAGCATCAACCTTGTGTCCTTGGCCATGATGAAGAGAATGAGAATTGAAGAAGTcaagccaacaagaatggcacttCAACTAGCAGATAGAACATTCAAGTTCCCCCATGGAGTAGTGGAAGACTTGTTGGTTAAGGTGGGAGAGTTCATCTTTCCAGCAAATTTTGTAGTACTTGATATGGAAGAAGAGGCCAATGCATCAATCATACTAGGGAGGCTATTTTCGGCAACAGTTGGAGCTATAATTGATGTACAAAAGGGAGAATCGGTTCTTAGGCTTCATGAAGAAAAGATGGTATTCAATATTTTCACCGCTATGAGTTACCCCCAAAGAGTCCATTGGAGAGTGTATGATGGTGGATACTATGGAGACACTAGTCCAAGGAGTTCTGGAAGAAGACAAGCTTGA